Genomic DNA from Brienomyrus brachyistius isolate T26 chromosome 22, BBRACH_0.4, whole genome shotgun sequence:
ACCAGTCAGCATGCAGGATGATTGGCTCAATGATGCCCACGATCTGCAGTGACAAGGTGGTCATCATCTCCGTGATGTTCCTGCAGGGTTCACGGGCAGACAGAAGGAACTGATTGGTTCCAGCATCCTACAATGCATAATCACAATAATAGAGCAGCTGCAGGCAGAAGTAATCGATTGCAGTCTGCCATAAAGAGGTAGCAGGCAGAAGCAATCTATTCCGGTATAGTATTACACTATTtacttgaaatatatttaaacacCATGCTAGGGAGGGGAGGGAACACATCAAATATGTGGAGCTAAAAGATActaaaaaatgtaaatcactctAGATCCAGACAAAACTGCTGATAGCAGAATCACTGCATGCTCATTAGGAAGCATATCGATATCTAAGACTATTGTCCTCATGGTTCAGTAATCTAAGATCGCTTCGTTAAATACCCAGCTAGATAAATGACTGTGACAAATCACATGTAAGCAGCTCGTGTCTGTGAGCTGTCAAATAGCTATTTGAACTAGATTTAAAAAAAGTGTGCCTCAAAATGTTCCGAAAGCAGGAAGCTGCCGGTAGGTTATTGAGTTTCACATTATGACAGACAGTAGATCTGAAGAGCCCATGTGGTGTGACTTATTACCGACCCACAGCTGATTGGTTTAGCACCCTCTGAtgcgttataaaaaaaaaatgaacaaaaacagcACTCAAAGGCGGGAGGCCTACCCCTCGGTCTGCGGCCACAGCAGGTTGGGCCCCAGTACAATGGCTATATTCCCTGGCGTCATCTTATTGATGTCCTGGTACTCAGTTAGCTTGGCCAGGAATTTGATCAggtacctgtagggggcgaccaTGGAAGAAGCAGAGATATTTCAGAATCCGTGATGCTCATTGAGGCTGGAAGACGAGTAGATGTTCCaccacacagacatgcatggtCCCTTACTAAATATACCCTGTTTTGGTGCAAGAGACTTCTGAAGACAAAGTCAAAATGGGCTTACGGGGTGCGAGGACTCACCTAAAGTTGTTGACGTTGTCCGTGGGCAGCTTCTCGCAAGTCGACAACAAGGCTTGTAGCCTTATGTCCTGATCCTGGATACTGGAAAGAAATAATGGCAACTTTCAGAGGTAGACTGTCAGAGAAAGTGACCGACATGGAGATAAACAGACGTCACAGTGGATAAACTCGGGAATGAGGCTGCGTGGAGTGGCCGTTGCCCTGTTAGATACAACACAGCCCCAAACGGCACCAGTAAGAACTGGCTTTTCCCAGTCTAAGAGAGTCACCTGACTAGCCAACAAACTGTATTATTTGCATTGTATCCTATATTCTTTGACAGAGGCTTGCTTGCGTACTTGGAGGCATAGATCCACTCGTCGTAAAGTTCAAAGGTCATCAGCGGCTCCGGGAGTTCACGCAGGTAGGATTTCAATGCCCCTGGGAACAACGAGGTTGAGAAGGAGAGTGCGAAGTGAAGAATGATGTGATTTGTTCGGGAATCATTCCCAGGCTTGAATTATATCAATTACACCAAACCGAAATAACTCTGATAGGTGAGGGTACCCCCCCGATCACCTGCGATGGCGTGTGGGTCAGCCGAGTACTCCTGCACATCCAAGACGCCACAGTCCAGCGATGCTTTCAACTTCTTCAACTTGGAGGCCGAGGGAGCCACCCGGAACAGGCCCTGGACACACGAGATGTGAGAAACGTTTGAGCTTGGCCAGATTATCAGGTCGGCGTCCCACGGAGTAGCCTGAGGTGCCTCACCTCTTCCTGCAAGCCGCACTCCAGCAGCATGGTCACGCAAGCCTCGATGGGGAACGCGATCTCACGGCCAGTCAGGGTCAGGTGCTCTTCCAGGGACTTCCCGAAAGATGGCTTCTCTACCCAGGCCTCTGTCATGCAAGGTTTGTTCAGTGGGGGGTGTCACACAGCCCATAAACTAACATGCAACAAAGGCCAGTGCACAGAGAAACATCTCGCGGACTACAATGCAAAGGTGGCATTTTTAAACTCTTGACAAGATATTTAAGCCATCTAGAACGTTCTTAAGCTGGACCCCGTGGACAGGAAGTTGGGAAATCTAAGAGCAAGTAGACCAGGTAGAGAGGCCTCACCCTGGTGTGCTTTAATCTGGGGAAGGACGCTCTGGAGGACTTCAAGAGACTTCCTGTGGtactctgcctgcagctctattagctggaggaggaggagcgatGATGAGGAGGAAGGAAAGAGGAGAAACAGACATCAGCAAAAATAACACCAAAAAAGGAGGGAAAAGAAGGGAAGAGAGACGATCATGTAAATCGGGAAAAAAACGAAAAATACATGGTTCCCAATCAAAATCTGTACGCACTTACCATCTGAAAGTAGTTTGCATAGTCTATTTCTTTGGCCacaaagttgtacatatctgCGGATACCTGATCCTGAAAGAAAACCGGAGCAATGACCTCAAACACATTTTTCATTAGCTAAAATAGAATAAACGCAAAAAGCTATGACCGGTTGCTGTGCTGGGGCAGGAGACGGAAGCTCACCCTGCAAATCTCCATGCGATTGGCAGCCTCCTCCATCTCCTCCCTGAGGGCGTCGGCCTTGGCTCCGCCCTGCTGCAGGTTGCTGGGGTGACCCGAGGACTTGGAGGACTGTTGCCACCTGGGGCATGAGTGGAGATAGCATGCCGGCAATGTCTTTTGCAACAGGGCACACTAGAAGCTGACTGTATGGTCATTTTTGTGGCCTGAACTTGGTACTACAGGTTTAGCAAACTATATACGTATATTACAATATAATCCTGAATATGAGGAATCAAGAGATACTAGAATATACAACTCTAACCTCTTCATACTATTGCCTATTGTTATTAGAAAAGAATGTATCCTTTTCAGTTTCTGATCACTACACCAGGCTCCAAAGCTACAGTAGGACATGCTAAATATTCAGCACACCACAGTATTAAACGCAGCCTAACACTAAACACCCAACAGCATCACAGTCAATATGGTGGATTGAGAGCCTTGTCTTGTTTTACCATggtaaacagaaaaatgaacagAAGAAACACTCCCTTATCGGGGCCCTTACCGAGTGCGGGCTGAATCCATATCCAAAACTAGTTTAGCTAAATGTTTCCTCTGTTTCTGAATGTTGGGGATTTCCACCTGGAGGAAATTACACAAACGCAGAAGAACCACTTTGAGGTCAACTTGCCGCGCTTCTCTCTGCCAACTGTAGTCGTGACGGTTACAAATCAACTGAATAATAACTAACAACCATGGATTTGATGTAGCTGCTCTACTGCAAGATTAACAGACTGCTCTACAGCACTAGTCCTACAATTACCGGTGCATCCCTTTTGAATCCAGAAGTCGGAAAATTCAACTAAAACGCCTCCTGAAGTTCCGACCCTGAAAGTTGAAAGAACCTTCTGCACCCCTGACCTCCGAATTCAAAATGGCTGCACAATTAATCAACAGAAATTTAaatactgtttattagcaccTTTGTCTCATTTGTGTCTCATTAAATCGGTCATACAGATAGTAATGTCCAACATCTGTGGACATGTCGCTGTGATGTTTGTGCAAAATACTGTGTTATGCATTGTTATCATCTATTGTTATGTACTGGTATTgttaacaatggctaacaatgaACCTGGCTAAATGATATTGCTAAATGGTATTGAACTGGTATTGATAAATGGGTTTGCGATTTGCTGTACTGGAATGCGGTCAACTGGGGTGTGACCTCATTCCCAGCTCCGacctccgaggtaaatggaacGTAACATAAGTCACCCGTGAAGACTGCTAACTCCTGTATTTAATTTGAGCCAGATCTATGGCTTAGCAGAGGGAGGCGGCAGAGCGGTTAAGGGCACAGGAGAGTGCGGACAGCCTCCAGGAGGCTGCTGGCAAACCCCAAAGCGAGGTCCTGCTTCCAGCACTGTACATGTGCCGATGAAAAGGCCAGCTCTTAGAAAGCAATAAGTTGCTTTGGACGAAAATTTTGGCCGAAATTTTTGTTAAAGCAAAAAATTTAAATGATGGAGGTTGTTTAAGCAAAGTAATGGGGAGGTCAGCGAGGTGGGAATGTAAAAATGTTTGACCTAAGGGTATTAgaagcagctggggggggggcagccagggaGGGTGCAGGGTAACTCTCACTGACCTCGGCCAGCATGTACAGAGGCTCCACCACGTCCCGCTCAATCTGCAGCTCGAACAGCAGCAGCTCCTGCGCCAGCTTCTCTTCCGTGTCCCCGCACAGCTTCAGCATCTTCCTGCAATGGACGGCCAATGGGATCACAGCGGAAATAAGACCTGGCCAGTCAGGAAGCAGCAGAATCTGGGTACCGCTAATGCCGGTCCTATTTCATGTACGTTATTCCAGGATCATGTTGGAGGAGCAACATTTAGTGGTAtgaggtttgtgtgtgtgtgtgtgtgtgtgtgtgtgtatgtgtgtgtgtgtgtgcaggtttcgaGAAAGCTTGATTGTCTTATTTTATCCACGTTTTGAAAAAATATCACAGAAGTGTATATGACTGTaaatatgtttgtgtgtctgtctctgtctgtgtgtctctatgtgtgtgtgtgttgctttgtgtgtgtttctctgtgtgtctctgtctgtgtgtttgtgcgtctgtgtgtgtgtgtatttgtgtgtcagtttatgtgtgtatctgtgtgtgagaCACTCACCCCAGGAGAGACTCATCCCCCAAAATTGCAGCCCCCTCCACCAGACACTGGGCAAGGGACGTCAGGGGCAGCTTTTTCTGCAGAGACACCAGTTAATCAAACACCACCATCACCCCTGAGCAGATCCGGCTGACAGGAGAAACACCATTAAACACAAAGATGAGCTCTAAAAGGCGGGGTGGCAGGGGGCGTGACCAGGGACCGGGGGTGTGGccgggggtggggcagggggcgtggccaggggtGTGGCCGTGGGCAGAGGCAGGGGGTGTGGCCGAGGCTGGAACGGCGTGGCCGGGGAccgggcagggggcgtggccaggggcGTGGCCAGGGGCGGGGCTCCTACCGAGGGTGACTTCACTGATCGCTTGTCCACATCCTGCCCTTGCTGACCCTGCAGACAGGCTGTCAGCTTCTTATGGGTGCTGTGGGTCACCTGCTTCACCAGCTCCAGGCGCTTCTCTACCTGTTAGGGAGGCAGCATGGGGTTTGATGACAGGGAACATGCACCGAGccagcagccaatcacatgcaaacacacacacacacacagcaacatgTCTACCAAACTGACAGTGTAAGAGAGAATTTGATATTGGGGGGCGGCACAAGTTAATAATCCCTCCCCCAATCCTCCCGGTTTATATGCTCCTGCATAAAACATTAATATGCCAAATGCTGCTGACCTTTTTGATTGAAAGGGTttattatgttatatatatatatatacactacaTGCCTCACCATcacgcactcacacatacacagacacgctAAATACCCTCTGGCAATAAATAACATATGAAAATACTCATAATATGAAGTCATTATCTGCTCATTTTCATTCCAACATCCTCTGCCTATCAGAGAAATGCAATAAAACAGGGCAATAAATGTGCAATTTCGATATCAATACATACCATCATCAAACCCAGCTCTGAGGCTTTCATCTTTAATAATTTGCATACATTCCAACTACTAAAAAAATTTAACATTATGCACGAGGTTGTATGCACAGTTGCAAAGACATTTTTCTCAGAGCGTTTCAGCGTAAGCGCAGCACACTGCTGTCACCCTCTGCGTCGACATCGCAAAGCTCAGCGGTTCTCCGAGTCGAACATCAAACCGCCTCATTCTGGCATCGAAATGAAAGTGTTTATTTCTTTTACCTGCAGCAGATCCTCACTTAGCACTTCCgttttttctgccctaaaaccaGACAGAGGAAGAGGGGAGCAGAGGTCAGTCCCATAATCTCAGCAACTTGCAGGCAtcatcagaaaaaaacacacaggtaTTTCCTGCAGAGAAGAGGCTAGGTTATTCAGCGGCATGGACAGGGGTGGGGCCAAAGGGCCACTGGACTCAGGTGAAAGTTGTTTGGCTCTTGGAGAGTCAATCGGCaattcaaaacatttcattggtTAAATGATAAGGTTGCcctctctgtatgaattatggcccctcttaaGCCCTCCACTTTACAAAATCCGAGAATCATACTTATTTGCCAAGTTGGTTGACCGCTGGTTCACCATTAAGGGGGTTCGGAGGCAAGGTTTCAAGACAGGTTTGCATGTCCAAAAGCCAACACCCTACGAGCAATGCTAACACTGCAAGAGCCACTCAACGGTT
This window encodes:
- the LOC125717551 gene encoding rho GTPase-activating protein 44-like isoform X3 codes for the protein MMKKQFNRMRQLANQTVGRAEKTEVLSEDLLQVEKRLELVKQVTHSTHKKLTACLQGQQGQDVDKRSVKSPSKKLPLTSLAQCLVEGAAILGDESLLGKMLKLCGDTEEKLAQELLLFELQIERDVVEPLYMLAEVEIPNIQKQRKHLAKLVLDMDSARTRWQQSSKSSGHPSNLQQGGAKADALREEMEEAANRMEICRDQVSADMYNFVAKEIDYANYFQMLIELQAEYHRKSLEVLQSVLPQIKAHQEAWVEKPSFGKSLEEHLTLTGREIAFPIEACVTMLLECGLQEEGLFRVAPSASKLKKLKASLDCGVLDVQEYSADPHAIAGALKSYLRELPEPLMTFELYDEWIYASNIQDQDIRLQALLSTCEKLPTDNVNNFRYLIKFLAKLTEYQDINKMTPGNIAIVLGPNLLWPQTEGNITEMMTTLSLQIVGIIEPIILHADWFFPGDIEFNLTGSYGSPIHTNHNSNYSSMPSPDMDHSERRQHEQGRRPLSVATDNMMMEFYKKDGIRKIQSMGVRVMDTSWVTRRGSSTLARKTSSTPPGAQGPDALIPELPAEPGASPSPATGDRASSLKNKEPSPVIGHKAVQVSGALAPSGCGPQGSSQAQLTTEQSPHSLRKVSRKLAPIPPKVPYGQTGGVSDQSTGQPSPVSLSPTPPSTPSPYGHGPMASPGQAPPGAPHALSSPPSLTGTLTKSRPAPKPRQRPSLPPPQPPVAPGSGGPGSQALEPGLLDSMSPEESVSTVILSDTASPSDLFSLEIPTISIELDGLFDELSGAPCGRALTVADSHVPEAENKDRSEDTSS